The following DNA comes from Actinomycetota bacterium.
TCCTGGAGATTATGCGTGCCTTCGCCAACATTGGTTTGCATAGTGTTGACGATCCAGTGACACGTGAAAGGCTACAATCCGGGCCAGACGCAAGCGTCGTATATTCTAACCACTACGAATCTTTTTCATTGCCTATCGAAGATCGGATTGCTCTGGAAGAGGCTTTGGATGCTTTAAGTGTATTTCAAAAAAAACTGGTCTATCTGCTCTTTTACAAAGATCTTACCCAAGCGGAGGTAGCTCGGGAACTCGGTCTGACGCAAAGAAAAATATCGAGAGAATCAGCAAAAGCCCTGGATCGCCTGAAGGCAGTTTTGAACACGAAGATTTTTTAAAGCTTTAATCTGCTTGTGCCGATTAAAGGCCCGATTTCACTTTACATCCCGGTGGAAGATTGTCTAGGAAAAGGGCACTTGGGTAGTATAGGGGTGAAGGTGAAAAAGGCAAACCACTCGTAAGGGTGGGGCGCAAAGCTACAGGACCAAGGTCACTTGGTCGGCTGAGCTGCCACCAGGGGTTCAAGATATATGGATCTGTGGTTTGCCTGCCAGCCACAGATCTTTTTTTGTGGGCTGGCAAAGAAATATAAAAGATGACAAGAAAGGAGGTGCTCATATGATTACAGCAATCAAGAAACGGATGCAGGTGAGAAGTGAAGGTGGTTTTACGCTGATCGAGCTGTTGGTGGTTATCATTATCATCGCCATCCTGGCAGCGATCGCCATTCCTATGTATCTTAGCCAGCGGCAAAAGGGCTGGGATGCAAATGTACAGAGCGATTTGCGTAACGCGGCCGTGGCTCAGGAGAGCTATTATACAAGTAACTCTACCTATGTTACTCCCGCGCAGGGGATAGCTCCCCTCGTCGGGGCGGCGGGACAGGGTTTCAATCCCTCCGCAAATGTAACCACCACAATCGTAAGCGGAGATGCAACCGGATACTGCATGGAAGCAGTCCATTCCAGCAATCCAGGCAAAACCTGGAGCTTCAACAGCGCCAACGGCGATCCGCAGGCACATGCATGTCCTTAAGCATCCATCGATGTCCACGATGCTTGTATATGCAGAAAACGATAAGGCGGGCTCAGAGCCCGCCTTATCGTTGGATAAAAGGAATGGATATTACACAATAACGATTGTTGATGCTGTGGTGGGTTTCTTGCCCTCAAGGTGCCTAGTATATTGACGCACTTGGAACGGAGAAAGCGTGCTGTTTACTGTGAGCTTCTCTTCAACAAGTGAGGCGGAACTTATCAAAGATCGGAAGCAAAGTTTGCCAAGGGTATGATGCACTAGGAAAGTTCGCCTGCAGCCCGTCCGGCTTCACGCTGATCGAGCTCAAGTGGTCATCATCGCCATCTTGGTCGCTATCGCCTTTGCCGTGTATCTCCGTCAGCGGTAAAAAAGCACATGATACTAATATCAGAGGCGATTCTTTTTGCGCGGCAATCGTCGAATTTACTTATTACGTCGAAAAGATGACATATTCGGGTTCGGTTGACGACTTGAAGGCGCGTGGCCATAACCAGTCCGCGAATATCGATATTTTAATCGAGGCGAGCAGTACTGCTTTCTGCATGGAAGCCCTCGACAATGGTAATCTCGCGGTGGTCTTTTGCTCGGACAGCGGTAATGGTAATCCAAATCCCCAATTAGGCACATATCCTTAAATTAGATACCGAATTTACCTTGTTTTATCCCACCACGATCCAGTGCTTTCCTCCAATATATTTCCGCCCTCAATTTTTCCCCCGTCTTTTCCGATAGATATGGCATCTGGCGGCCGGAACGCCGGCAACCTAAGCCGCTCCAATAGGGCATGCAAGCGGATTGATGAGGTTCTTCCTCTAACCGCAAGAGGGGAAAAATGAGGGACGAAAAGATAGGGACTCGAGGTCTCAAGGCCAATAGCGGCTTCACATTGATTGAGACACTTCTAGCGCTTTTTCTCTTAGTGGTTGCGATGATTCCGCTTGCGGCAATTCTTACCGGCGCTCTAAGAGAATCAACGATGGACAAAGCCCGCAGCCATGCGAGAGAAATCGCCGAAAGTGAGAGGGACAAGATTAAGAGTCTTACCTTCAACGCTATCGGTTTGGCGGGAGCACCTTACTCGTTCACAAATGCACCGTCTGGTTATCAAGGTCAGATAAAGCCGGAAACCGGTTATACAGGCATATCTCCTGGTCCGGAACAGCAATCTTTCCAGAATTTTAACTACACTGTCACACGCGATATCCGAAAGAGTCCAGATCAGTACGGGGGGACCCAAACGTTTACCAAAAAGGTGATTATTACTGTCTCCTGGACGATCCCGGCTCCCGGCTCATCGGTATCGTTAACAACTCAAATCGGCCCTACAACGATGTCGCCCTGATCCGATGAAAAAATTTATCAAAACAAGTTCGTCCGCTGGCACGAGCCTTGTCGAATTATTGGTAGTGACTGTGCTGATGAGCATAGCTCTGACCGGCATCACCAAGATGGTGATCATGGCGATGGATACGCAGCAAAAAATAGATTCAGATTTTCGTGCCCAGCAAGATGTTCGCCAAGCCCAGTACGATATGGAAAAAATAATCGGGGAATCCAAACGCCTCGATGCCGCCACGAATCAATATCCCATATTCCAGAACGATCTGATTTCTGTACCAACCCAGCAGGGAAACTGGGTTACTTACTATTACGCAACTCCTCCCGGAGCTCATGGCCCGACACTTGTAAAAATTATTACCAACACTAGGCCAGCGATACCACCAACCATTCTCAGCTCTGACAAGCAATTAATCAATGTCAAACCAAATGTAAACGACCAATATACAACTGTTGAAAGACTTAACAACGGGCCAATATTTACTTTCTACAAAGGCGATGGCGCTCAACCAATTTTTAACGGTCAGAGTGTTCAAACACCGAGAGATGTTAGATCGATCCAGGTCAACTTTCGAATCACGGTCAGTGAAGGCCATGTAATAAAAGATCCGGTAAACGCCTCTGTAAGAATAAATATGAGAAATTATTAAGGAGAAGCTAATGGAAAAGATGATTGAAAACATTCGGAAAATTCTTAGCAGTGAGGCGGGGGCCGCATTGATAGTTGCCCTGGGAGTCGTCATGGTCATGATGATCATAGGAGCGCTCGTCGTCTCGATTGCCATAAATAGAGATAAGACCGTAGCTCATGATCGTCAACTGACAGAAGCTGAAAGTGTCGCTGAGGCCGGAATCGATGAGGCCATTCAAGTAACCCTCAGTAATTTTGATTCAGTTTATAACGGAGGCGTAATCCCCCCCGCGAGCACACTTGGAGACGGTGTACTGCTTTTTGACAGTAAACCACTGACGGACGGCAATGATGTGCGCGTCGGTAGCTACTCAGTTTGGACCAAGGCCGACCCGAATGTACCGGGCAATGTTCTGATAACAGCCCAGGGTACAGACGACGCGCAAACACCGTTCACAAGCACGGTTCGGGTTTCTGTAAAGTATGCAAGCAACTTCGACTATGCTCTTTTCACCGGAACACCCTCAAATCTATCCAACACGACCTTCACTGCTCAAGGGAGGGGAGGGGACGATGACGATGATTGTGGAGAGAGTGACGAACACGACGACAATGGAAGTTGCGGCGCCAATATTACCGTCACCGGAAAGGTAAATGTCAACGGCAACATGACCATTAACTCCTTATCTAATGGAGATAATGGCAATCACTGGGATGACGATCATGGCAATCACCACTATGACGATCATAACGAAAACCCGGGATTTGTAACCTTCACCCCGCGGCAAGGGCTCACGGATCCGGTAAATTGGACAAGTTCCTTTACAGGAAACAAGCCTTCAGGAACGCAGCCGGCCAGGGGAAACACAATTGTCTTCCCTACGGTTAATTTCGATGCGTTCACAGGTTCGTCTGTGACTACAGTGAACTTTCCATCAAGTGGTGCTCCTGCAGGCTGGACCCGAGGCAATAAATCCAACACGTTCAGCATCTCAGCCGATAATTTTCAGAGCAGATATGGAAGCTACGATGTTGTAAAGTTCACATCCTCCCAAAGTAACGTCAAAATGCAAATAAACGGTACCTGCACTTCGCCCTCGTTAACATCCACGATCATGGTGGCCGGTGTTCCGGGCAGCAACACTGGCATTTCTGAACTGGACTTGATCGGGCCGGGAATTGATTTGCAGCCGAAAAATGGCATAGCCATTCTTTCGGGCGAAGGTCTTGTTTCGTTGCAGAAGGAGGTGGAGGTCGGCAAGGTTGGTAATGGAGCACTTATATATCTTAGCGGACAGAACGGTACCAGCTCCTTGCAGGTCAATGGCAATCTGATCATGTATGGATCAATA
Coding sequences within:
- a CDS encoding prepilin-type N-terminal cleavage/methylation domain-containing protein, with the translated sequence MRDEKIGTRGLKANSGFTLIETLLALFLLVVAMIPLAAILTGALRESTMDKARSHAREIAESERDKIKSLTFNAIGLAGAPYSFTNAPSGYQGQIKPETGYTGISPGPEQQSFQNFNYTVTRDIRKSPDQYGGTQTFTKKVIITVSWTIPAPGSSVSLTTQIGPTTMSP
- a CDS encoding pilus assembly PilX N-terminal domain-containing protein; translated protein: MEKMIENIRKILSSEAGAALIVALGVVMVMMIIGALVVSIAINRDKTVAHDRQLTEAESVAEAGIDEAIQVTLSNFDSVYNGGVIPPASTLGDGVLLFDSKPLTDGNDVRVGSYSVWTKADPNVPGNVLITAQGTDDAQTPFTSTVRVSVKYASNFDYALFTGTPSNLSNTTFTAQGRGGDDDDDCGESDEHDDNGSCGANITVTGKVNVNGNMTINSLSNGDNGNHWDDDHGNHHYDDHNENPGFVTFTPRQGLTDPVNWTSSFTGNKPSGTQPARGNTIVFPTVNFDAFTGSSVTTVNFPSSGAPAGWTRGNKSNTFSISADNFQSRYGSYDVVKFTSSQSNVKMQINGTCTSPSLTSTIMVAGVPGSNTGISELDLIGPGIDLQPKNGIAILSGEGLVSLQKEVEVGKVGNGALIYLSGQNGTSSLQVNGNLIMYGSIIVNGATTFAANGVGRTDHHDHGDEDHHYGSRYCDSKYDEHHSDEGNGNTTNQFLSYDGAYLTNSRLPADWWSWNGGTNFTAVKYNFVRN